The Streptomyces rubrogriseus genomic sequence CCCCGCCGGTTCCGTGTACACCCCCCACTCGTCGCGCAGTACACCGCAGATCTCGCCCAGCGTCGCCTCCGCGCGCACCGCGTCCAGCATCGGCTCGATCATGTTGCCGCCGGAGCGGGCCGCGGCCAGCATGGCGTCCAGGGCGCCGCGCACGGCGGCGTCGTCGCGGGCGTCCTTGCGCTCGCCCAGGACCCGCACCTGCTCGCGCTCGACCTCGTGGCTGACCCGCAGGATCTCCAGGTCGCCGGTGACGGAGCCGGTGTGGACGTTGACGCCGACCACCTTCTTGTCGTCCTTCTCCAAGGACTGCTGGTAGCGGAAGGCGGACTCGGCGATCTCTCCGGTGAAGAAGCCGTCCTCGATGCCGCGCAGCAGACCGGAGGTGATCGGGCCGACGGGGTGCTGCCCGTCGGGGTGGGCGCGCAGCCCCCGCTCCTTGATCTGCTCGAAGATCTTCTCCGCGTCGGCCTCGATGCGGTCGGTCAGCTGCTCGACGAACCAGGAACCGCCCAACGGGTCGGCGACGTTGGCGACGCCGGTCTCCTCCATCAGCACCTGCTGGGTGCGCAGGGCGATCTCGGCGGCCTGCTCGCTGGGCAGCGCGAGGGTCTCGTCGAGCGCGTTGGTGTGCAGGGAGTTGGTCCCCCCGAGCACGGCCGACAGCGCCTCGACGGCGGTCCGCACGACGTTGTTGTACGGCTGCTGCGCGGTGAGCGAGACCCCGGCGGTCTGGGTGTGGAACCGCAGCCACTGCGCCTTGTCGGTCCGCGCCCCGTACACGTCGCGCATCCAGCGGGCCCAGATCCTGCGGGCCGCGCGGAACTTGGCGATCTCCTCGAAGAAGTCGAGGTGCGCGTCGAAGAAGAAGGAGAGGCCGGGCGCGAAGACGTCCACGTCGAGCCCGCGGCTGAGCCCCAGTTCCACGTATCCGAAGCCGTCGGCGAGCGTGTACGCCAGCTCCTGCGCGGCCGTCGCGCCCGCCTCGCGGATGTGGTAGCCGGAGACGGAGAGCGGCTTGTAGGCGGGGATGCCGGCCGCGCAGTACTCCATGAGGTCGCCGATGAGCCGGAGGTGGGGCTCGGGCTGGAAGAGCCACTCCTTCTGGGCGATGTACTCCTTGAAGATGTCGGTCTGCAGCGTGCCGTTGAGCACGGACGCGTCGACGCCCTGGCGCTCGGCGGCGACCAGGTACATGCAGAACACGGGCACGGCGGGCCCGCTGATCGTCATGGAGGTCGTCACGTCGCCGAGCGGGATGTCCTTGAACAGCACCTCCATGTCGGCGGCCGAGTCGATGGCCACCCCGCAGTGCCCGACCTCGCCCAGCGAGCGCGGGTCGTCGGAGTCGCGGCCCATCAGCGTCGGCATGTCGAAGGCGACCGAGAGCCCGCCGCCGCCGTTGCGGAGGATCATCTTGTAGCGCTCGTTGGTCTGCTCGGCGTTGCCGAACCCGGCGAACTGCCGGATGGTCCACGTACGCCCGCGGTATCCGGTCGGATACAGGCCGCGGGTGAAGGGGTACTCGCCCGGCCAGCCGATCCGCTCGAAGCCCTCGTACTCGTCCCCGGGGCGGGGTCCGTACACCGGCTCCACGGGGTCTCCGGAGAGCGTGGTGAAGTCCGCGTCGCGCTTGCGCGCCGCGTCGTACCGGGCCTGCCAGCGAAGGCGGCCCTCCTCTATGGCATGAGCGTCCATACCTTCAAATTTACTAGGACGTCCAAGTAAATGTCGATGGGGTACCGCCGTACGGGTGTCCGCACGGCGGTGGGACGGCCGGTGAGGGGCCGGTTACGCCTTGACGGGGGCGGGCGCCTCGGTGGCGGCGACCTTCGCGTCCAGCTCCTGGGTGACCCTGCGCTCCACGAAGAAGGCGGCCGTCGGAACGGTCCCGGCGAGCAGCACCCAGAGCTGCTTCTTCACCGGCCACTTCGCCTTGGAGCCCAGGTCGAAGGCGAAGACCAGGTAGATCACGTACAGCCAGCCGTGGGCGATGCTGACGACCTGGGTGAAGTCGGCGGCGCCGCCCAGATCCAGGACGTACTTCGCGATCATGCCGAGGCACAGCGCGATCAGCAGCACACCGGTGACGTACGCCATGACCCGGTAGCGGGTCAGCACGCTTTTTTTCATGGCTCCGAGCGTAACCGCCCGTTTCGCGCGATCTTCGACCGGGTCGGGCGACTCGCCGGGCCCGCCCGGCCCGCGCGCTCAGTCCTCGTCGAAGTCCCCCGCGGCGACCCGCAGCGGCCTGAGCATCGCGAAGATCTCGCCGCACTCCTCGGCGTCGTACGCGCCCAGGCCGAAGTCCATCGCCATCAGGTCGCGGGTGGCCGCCTCGACGACCTCGCGGCCCTTGTCGGTGATGGTGGCCAGCGTGCCGCGGCCGTCGTTGGGGTTGGGGCGCTTGGCCACCAGGCCGGAGCGCACCAGCCGGTCGACGGTGTTCGTCACGGAGGTGGGGTGCACCATCAGGCGCTCGCCGATCTTGGACATCGGCAGTTCGCCCGACTTGGAGAAGGTGAGCAGCACCAGCGCCTCGTAGCGCGCGAAGGTCAGCCCGTACGGCTTGACCACGGCGTCGACCTCACCCAGCAGGATCTGCTGGGCCCGCATGATCGAGGTGATCGCCGCCATGGAGGGCACACCGCCCCAGCGCTGTGCCCAGAGTTCGTCGGCTCGGGCGATGGGATCGAAGGAGAGACTGAGGGGCTTCGGCACGGCAAGAGACCTTACCGGCCGGTCACATGCCGGTCAGCCCCGTCTCGCCTTTCGATACCACCGCCCGCCGCACGGTCATGGGGCGAGGTGGCGCTCGACCGTCTCGACCTTCGACGTGAGGCCGTCCGTCACGCCGGGGCGGATGTCCGCCTTGAGGACCAGGGAGACCCGCGGCGCGCGTGCCTCGACGGCGGCGACGGCCCGCCGGACGACGTCCATGACCTCGTCCCACTCGCCCTCGACGGACGTGAACATCGCGTCGGTGCGGTTCGGCAGCCCGGACTCGCGGACCACCCGGACGGCGTCGGCGACGTACTCCCCCACGTCCTCGCCGACGCCGAGCGGCGTCACGGAGAAGGCGACGATCATGCGTTGACGATCCCTTCCTGACGGGCGCGGGAGGCGATGACCGCGCTCTCGGCCTCGCGCTTGAGCTTGCGCTCGGCGAAGAAGCCGCCGGTCGGCAGGACCGAGAGGACGAAGTAGAGGGCGGCGGTCTTCAGCGGCCACTTGGCGCGGTTCCAGGCGTCGGCCCAGAAGATCACGTACAGCACGAAGAGGACACCGTGGATCATGCCCATCGCCGGCACCGCGTTGAAGTCGGTGGTCCGCTTCAGCACGGAGCAGACGAGCAGGAGGAGGAACGAGATCGCCTCGGGGGCCGAGACCAGGCGGAGGCGGCGGAGGGCGGTGGCGGTCTTGAGGTCCACGGGTCACCTTCGGAAGGGAGGATGCGCCGACGGCGCGGGCGGTGTGCGGTCCGCCTTGTGAACGGAAGCACAATCGTTCGCCCATTGTGGCAAACAATGCCCCAAGGGATGGACTCAGGGTCGTTCTCCACCCGTGGGCCCTGTTCTGTCCACCCGTGCCGGGGCTACTTTCGCAGCGTGGCGATGTTCCGACTTCAAGGCAGCAAGGTCCTCGCCGTCGACATGACCCAAGACGCCGTGAAGGCGAAGAACGGCTCGATGGTCGCGTACGACGGGGAGATGGCCTTCAAGAAGCTCAGCGGCGGCGGTGAGGGCATCCGGGGCATGGTGACCCGGCGGATCACCGGCGAGCAGATGACGGTGATGGAGGTGAGGGGGCAGGGGACCTGCTGGTTCGCGGACCGGGCCTCGGAGATCACCCTGGTGGGGCTCCAGGGCGACAAGCTGTACGTCGAGTCGAGCAACTTCCTGGCGGCCGACGCCGGGCTGCGCACCGGGACCAGTTTCACGGGCACGCGCGGCGCCTCCCAGGGCAACGGGCTGTTCACCACGACGATCGAGGGGCACGGGCAGGCGGCGATCATGTCCGACGGTCCCGCGGTGGTGCTGCGGGTCGGCCCCCAGTACCCGCTGACCGTCGACCCGGGGGCGTACGTGGCGCACCAGGGGAACCTGCGGCAGTCCTTCCAGTCGGGTGTGACCTTCCGCACGCTGTTGGGCGAGGGCGGCGGGGAGGCCTTCCAGATCCGCTTCGAGGGCGACGGACTGGTGTACGTGCAGCCGAGCGAGCGGAACACGATCGCGGGGGATGTGTGAGATGGCCTTCGAG encodes the following:
- a CDS encoding acyl-CoA mutase large subunit family protein, with translation MDAHAIEEGRLRWQARYDAARKRDADFTTLSGDPVEPVYGPRPGDEYEGFERIGWPGEYPFTRGLYPTGYRGRTWTIRQFAGFGNAEQTNERYKMILRNGGGGLSVAFDMPTLMGRDSDDPRSLGEVGHCGVAIDSAADMEVLFKDIPLGDVTTSMTISGPAVPVFCMYLVAAERQGVDASVLNGTLQTDIFKEYIAQKEWLFQPEPHLRLIGDLMEYCAAGIPAYKPLSVSGYHIREAGATAAQELAYTLADGFGYVELGLSRGLDVDVFAPGLSFFFDAHLDFFEEIAKFRAARRIWARWMRDVYGARTDKAQWLRFHTQTAGVSLTAQQPYNNVVRTAVEALSAVLGGTNSLHTNALDETLALPSEQAAEIALRTQQVLMEETGVANVADPLGGSWFVEQLTDRIEADAEKIFEQIKERGLRAHPDGQHPVGPITSGLLRGIEDGFFTGEIAESAFRYQQSLEKDDKKVVGVNVHTGSVTGDLEILRVSHEVEREQVRVLGERKDARDDAAVRGALDAMLAAARSGGNMIEPMLDAVRAEATLGEICGVLRDEWGVYTEPAGF
- a CDS encoding DUF3817 domain-containing protein, translated to MKKSVLTRYRVMAYVTGVLLIALCLGMIAKYVLDLGGAADFTQVVSIAHGWLYVIYLVFAFDLGSKAKWPVKKQLWVLLAGTVPTAAFFVERRVTQELDAKVAATEAPAPVKA
- a CDS encoding MarR family winged helix-turn-helix transcriptional regulator, whose amino-acid sequence is MPKPLSLSFDPIARADELWAQRWGGVPSMAAITSIMRAQQILLGEVDAVVKPYGLTFARYEALVLLTFSKSGELPMSKIGERLMVHPTSVTNTVDRLVRSGLVAKRPNPNDGRGTLATITDKGREVVEAATRDLMAMDFGLGAYDAEECGEIFAMLRPLRVAAGDFDED
- a CDS encoding MTH1187 family thiamine-binding protein, translating into MIVAFSVTPLGVGEDVGEYVADAVRVVRESGLPNRTDAMFTSVEGEWDEVMDVVRRAVAAVEARAPRVSLVLKADIRPGVTDGLTSKVETVERHLAP
- a CDS encoding DUF3817 domain-containing protein — protein: MDLKTATALRRLRLVSAPEAISFLLLLVCSVLKRTTDFNAVPAMGMIHGVLFVLYVIFWADAWNRAKWPLKTAALYFVLSVLPTGGFFAERKLKREAESAVIASRARQEGIVNA
- a CDS encoding AIM24 family protein — its product is MFRLQGSKVLAVDMTQDAVKAKNGSMVAYDGEMAFKKLSGGGEGIRGMVTRRITGEQMTVMEVRGQGTCWFADRASEITLVGLQGDKLYVESSNFLAADAGLRTGTSFTGTRGASQGNGLFTTTIEGHGQAAIMSDGPAVVLRVGPQYPLTVDPGAYVAHQGNLRQSFQSGVTFRTLLGEGGGEAFQIRFEGDGLVYVQPSERNTIAGDV